The window TTGAGGGTATCGGACGATGCCATGGcccaaagaacaagaatgCGCAAAAGGTTTAACTGCGAGAACCGTTTCATCAGTCAAATGTACTCCAaaagtttttctttttcttttttcttttttcgcaAATCAAGAAAGCCAGTAGATGATAGAGAAAGTACTCACTCTTTCGGTTGGGTTCATGGAGCTAAAGGTTGCGCCGCCAGCAAGGGGGTTCTTGTCCTCCCATGAAGAGGGCCATTGGTTCTTATGAGATGCAATTGCATCCTCCAAAGCTCTGCCATAATGACCTGCCCTGTAATTTgaaaggaggagagaggtaTTAGCCTAGGCGCTCACAATGTTGGATGGGACGGATTAAGCATACTTGACATCTTGCTTCCGGTTCAGGAGAAGTCCGAGGACGGCGCACAAAAAATGCTCCGCCCGATCACCTGGTATAGGTTCGACAACGTCTCTTTCCAATTCTTGTGGTCCGAAATGTGCGAGTGATTTGGGAAATGCGTCGCTGAAGCGGCTTCGGAACATCACCAGGAACTGCAGCTGTTAGTTAGTTGAGCCCAATGACGTCTGCACGCGAAATTTCGCGTCACTAGACACTGTATACGCGACCTGTCGCCACACAGAAGCGACGAGCATTGAAGGTCGAGTAACGGAGCTTGTGAATGGAACAAAACGCACTGCAATATCAGGATTGTCGGCGAGGACATATTCGTGAGGTGGCGAGGGCGACCGTTTGCGCGGTGGCGGCGAGGGCTCCTTTGGTGGCTGCTCTGATAACTTGGGGAAGAACTTTAGGATTCCCGATTTAGCTGCGGTCGGCGCGTCGTCACTGAGATCGTCCAGCTCGGCATCCGAGGGGATAGGCGACAAGgacgagagagacgagagatcGGAGGAGTCGTCTTCTacggcagccatggcgctgAAGCTGGGTATCTGCGATGCGAGTGCTGCGAGTGTGAAGGAgggaggtggaagaagcacgTCGTTTGTCGACAGAGATGTGGATGCACTAGGTAGCTACGGTTCTGATAGGCCACGGGCGGCTATCAAAGTGGTCGTCACCAGTCACCGAACCAGACAATGCAATGTGAATGAAGAGATTAGAAGCCGCTCTGGGCTCAATCTCTCTTCTTAGGGGTTTAACTTGTTCATCCTGTCTTTACACCCAGGCCGTATTTCGGCATAACCATTGCCCGCGCATGCCACAGCTCCCGTCTCATCTGGCCCTCACAGAACGcggccaaagccaaagtAGGCAGAGCTATGGCCAGCCCGAGACAGCCTGTCCAAATTAAACGCGAGCGCCCATAATTCAGATCCAGCACAGGTCGGGGCCTCAAAATCATGGCTCAGGGTTCCATCACTCCCATCCGGCTTGAATTTACGAGTCTCTCCCCGCATCAAAGCCCTGCACCACCATCTGTCAGGGTACGGAGCAGGCCGCTGAATGAACGCTTCCAGGAGCGATGCCTAACAAGCACGCTCATCAATGAGAGCAGTATTCTTCAGCGACGATGGAAGATTGGTGCCCCATGTCGAGCTCTTTCACGTGGGCGAGAATGCATGATAGCAGGAGCATAAGAAGTTGATATATCCCAGAGTTAGCAAGAGAACTGACTTCGCATTGGATGCACCCAGTGAAAAATGCTTAGCAACATGTTGATTCAGTGGCATTCCGCACACAATCTGGCGCGTCTCATGTCTTTGGTAGACGCTCAATCTCACGGCACGTCCACTCGGGTCTTTGCTCTTGGATGAATTAAGGTACGGAGTAGGAAATGTGGGGTTCTTCAAGTCCCCTGCACGGAAGAAAGCGGTCGACAAAATGATAAGCGAGTTCgagaaaggcaaaaagggTTGCTGTCAATTATAAGTGAAAGCGGGCAGATACCTTGTGTGCACGTTAgatagcagttactaaagaaatatagatataatagcagctactaaagaaatatagatattATAGCAGATACTCTAAGAATAGGTGTATAATCTAACGTTCAGATGCTCGTAATCTTCTCAGTCTCGGTTTTctctgtcctccgcttgccCATCAAGCCCATGCACGGCAATTGATTGCACTTTGCCGtcccatttttttttttcttgtccatcGCTTTTGGGACCCTTGGAGAAGTGGAGGTACAAAGTACTTCCGGGCTGGCCAATGCGCGACGCCGAAAAGTTCAGTCACGTGGTCAGGGTTCCTCTTGTGCGGCAAAGGTCCCGCACACAAAAAATTATCAGAAAGCGCAAGCGAGCGCCTCTTTGTCAAAACACCAAGCGGCCGGACTCAGGTAAAGTTACCAACTTCTCGCGCTGCCGGTGGCCCAGCACTGACATCAATCCTCTTCGCAGCTACCCGTAACATCGCAGCCAGCGACGTCGAGTCACCATGGGTAGAGTTATTCGCAACCAGAGAAAAGGCCGTGGCTCCATCTTCAGTGAGTAGCTGCCTTCCGAGATACCTGGGCATTGGGTGAAAGATGCGTTTGGAGATTTCTAACAATTTGGGAAAACAGCGGCCAACACCCGCCTGAACAAGGCTCCCGCCAAGTTCCGCACCCTCGATTACGCCGAGCGCCATGGCTACGTCCGCGGAATCGTGAAGGACATCATCCACGACCCTGGTCAGTCCCCGAAACGAACATCTTGGAAACCGACGACAGATGGGAATCCATGGGCCGAATTGTAGCTAACTAAGGGCTTCTTTGTGTGTCTAGGTCGTGGTGCTCCTCTCGCCAAGGTCCAGTTCCGCCACCCTTATAAGTATAAGCAGGTCACCGAGACCTTCATCGCCAACGAGGGCATGTACACCGGCCAGTTCATCTACGCCGGAAAGCGCGCTGCTCTGACCGTCGGCAACGTCCTGCCCGTCGGTGAGATGCCCGAGGGTACCGTTGTCTCCAACGTCGAGGAGAAGATCGGCGACCGTGGTACTCTCGGCCGTAACTCTGGTGGCTACATCACCATTGTTGGCCACAACCCCGATGAGGGCAAGACCCGTATCAAGCTTCCCTCTGGTGCCAAGAAGGTCGTCCACTCCCGATCTCGTGGTATGATCGGCATCGTTGCCGGTGGTGGCCGTACCGACAAGCCTCTGTTGAGTATGTGGAACCCAGATCCTTGatttttatcttttcttcGCGAGAAAAACAGCATGAAAAAACAATAGCGAAAGAGTTGGAATGGTCTGGATGCTAACAATTGCTACAGAGGCTTCTCGTGCCAAGCACAAGTTCGCTGTCAAGCGTAACAGCTGGCCCAAGACTCGTGGTGTTGCCATGAACCCCGTGGACCACCCTCACGGTGGTGTAAGTTTTCCCAACTCGATTCGGCGGACTCAAGCAGATACTGACCCCCATTACAGGGTAACCACCAGCACATTGGTAAGGCCTCTACCATCTCACGGTACGCCGTACAGGGACAGAAGGCCGGTCTTATTGCTGCCAGAAGGACGGGTCTGCTCCGTGGTACTCAGAAGACAAAGGAGTAAGGTGGCTAAAATTCATGGTCTCATTGGGATGGTGTTACAGTGGCTTTCTTACTATGGATGGTACTGCTCAGGAACGAAACTTGACATGGCTCCTCTGGCAAGTACTATTATGACATTTCGttgcaaaacaaaaacaaacgACGAGCCAATTTCCTTGCAATCTCCCGACGTGAATAAGCCGGCGCATGACAGTGAGGTGGTGAAATGGTCATATATACAAAGAATAGATATCCACGTAATTGACACTTAATCCCATGTAcagctgaagagagaggaagaattTGGCATGTGAATACACAATACAGTGCTATGCTTTGATGGTCTCTACTTGCCCACTAGCTATCTCCCCATGTAAGCAATCGATATTATCTGCTACTTGGCTATGCTCCCAGATCCTAAGTGGGAATTGTATCCCCATGGAGTATTAACTATCTCCTATCGGCGAGTTTCTTTTGAGGTCGGGGCATTCATCCAGCTGCCCCGCCATTCATCCTACGAAACTAAGAATTGGCTTGTCAATGCGCTCTTAAATCAAGAAGTGACGAGATGTTTTACGAGGGAGAGAGGGATAGATATTTGTAGAATCTCAAGGCATATCTATCTACCTTACCTACCTAGATACGACACACCGCATGTAATATGCAAATGATGCAAGTAAAGAAAGTCACCCACTCCGGCGCAGGAATCGGACACAAAAACTGTCGCCTACTGCGGAAGAGCAGGGGAAGGGAAGAAAGGGCCGGGGCCGCAAGGAAGACGCAAATCCCTCCTCTGCAGCTTACATGCTTTCTTACATGCGCACACATCCTAGGTCCTACTGGGTTCTGTAGATATCAACAACGGAGGCCGATGGAAACATGTTAGACTGGTATTTCGTCAATTGTTGAATTGATTTAGTATTGACTACCCAATGATTGGAGCATGAGATACATTGCTATAGCTTCCCAGCTCAACAATTCCAAAATGCGGCGGATATAGTCGGTTAGGTACTTTAGCATCTGGTGTGACGTGCATTGCCCAACATGTACCCTGTCAGCTGCAGCCGCCGAAGAatggacaagaaaaaaagacaggggccatctctcatctcatccaaaACCCCCACCACTACGAATAAAGTCTGGTCCGCTCAAAAAACCACAATCCCGCTAAATTATTACTGCGACAAGCCCCTCCAACCTCCAGTTCCTTTCCACCTCCATACTTTCCTCCAGGACCTGTTGCCATtcagtaaaaaaaaaagctctAGTAAAGAAAACCAAAAGTCAATCGCAATGGCTGCTCACAAGGAATACGCTCTCATCTGCCTGGAGAACCCTCTCCTCGGTATGTCTATCCATTGAAACAAGAATGTCGtcgcagcaccagcagcagctgtctgtctgtcctctttcttgtccgcttgcttgctcttttcctctctcctgTTCTCTCATACTTTCGCCTCATGAATATAGATTACCATTCACTAACTAAGCAATTCCAATCACAGACATCCAGGCTGTCGGCGACCAGGCTCTGCTGGACAAGTACAacctcaaggccaacgacgccatcctcgccgaAGAGAAGCAGATCCCCATCTACGAGGACCTCCTCAACAACTTTGACGCAAAGCTCATTGCCGGCGGCGCTGCGCAAAACACCGCCCGTGGCGCCCAGTACATCCTGCCCCCCAACAGCGTCGTCTACTTCGGCGGTGTCGGCAACGACAAGTACGCTGCCATCCTCAAggatgccgtcaaggccGCCGGCCTGCGTGTCGAGTACCGTGTCGATGAGGCTCACCCTACCGGCCGATGCGGTGTTGTCATCACTGGCCACAACCGCAGTCTCTGCACTGACCTCGGTGCTGCCAACCACTACGGCCTGGACCACctgaagaagcccgagatCTGGGCCCTGGTTGAGAACGCCGAAGTTTTCTACATTGGCGGCTACCACTTCACCGGTAAGTCAAGAAGCAAGAGGACGCATAATGCTCAATCTAGATTACTTCtagctattatatctatCTACTCATTACATCatgacaaggccaaagatGCTAACGTTCGTTGTCTCGCAGTTTCCCCTCCCGCCATCATGGAGCTCGCCAAGGAGGCCgccgagaagaacaaggtcttcgtcgtctctctctctgctccTTTCATCCCCCAGTTCTTCAAGGAGGTTGTCGACGCCAGCGCCCCCTACTGGGACTACGTCATTGGCaacgaggccgaggctgctgctTATGCTGAGGCCCACAACCTTCCTTCCAAGGAGCCCAAGGACGTTGTCAAGGTTCTGGCCAACCTGCCCAAGGAGAACACCAAGCGAAAGCgtgttgccatcatcactcagGGCACCGAGCCTACCCTGGTCGCCATCcagggcgaggaggaggtcaaggTCTTCCCCGTCCGCCCCATCGACCCCGCTCTCATCAACGATACCAACGGTGCCGGTGATGCCTTTGCTGGTGGTCTGGTTGCTGGTATTGTCCAGGGCGAGTCACTGGAGGCTTCCGTTGACAAGGGTCAGTGGCTGGCTAAGCTGAGCATCCAGGAACTTGGTCCTTCGTAAGTCGACTCTTCATCCGTCATTCACATTCTAATCTGAGCTAACTCATCCTTTCCAGTTACCCCTTCCCCAAGCAGGTCTACTCTGCATCATCGTAGAGTGCCTAGAATAGCGCATTGCTCTTGTAGATCCATTCCCAGCGGctgggatggagaggaattGGCGTTGAGGGATTAAAACGGGAGAAAAGGTTTCAACAACGGCGTTTTGCATCAACAGGGTAGAGAGCCTAGAAGCAGTGGCTCCCTTTGCATAGCGATTTGGTATCCTCCACGATACACAATcagtctttgtctttttcttttttcgatgctgatgctttCAATCAGTTTATGATGAACGATAGACCAGATTTTACCACCACAATATTATTCTTATTTCTGGCTTGAAAATTGCAACTTAATTTCCTTCCTTCAATTTGTGCGTTGTCATTCTTTCATCTGACGAAATGGGTATATCAAAAGAGCCATCCATCAATAAAATCAAACTGTGTCGCTTTCCAGGTCGTCGTTGCGTAAAAAACAATGCTGTCGAACGAAGCATCTAAAATTCCAAATCATACATATCCTCAATATTAAGTCATGGCCTCTAAATAGCAATGGCTCACCATGCATCACATACACAACTCCAATGCGCGTGAATCCGGATTCGCCTTTATTTTCCCTCAGCAGGCAAGACGCCTCTTGTTCCAAGGTGCTTTCGTGAACTCTCCATCTACCTGGAGTCTTGGTAAGCC of the Trichoderma breve strain T069 chromosome 4, whole genome shotgun sequence genome contains:
- a CDS encoding pfkB family carbohydrate kinase domain-containing protein, which encodes MAAHKEYALICLENPLLDIQAVGDQALLDKYNLKANDAILAEEKQIPIYEDLLNNFDAKLIAGGAAQNTARGAQYILPPNSVVYFGGVGNDKYAAILKDAVKAAGLRVEYRVDEAHPTGRCGVVITGHNRSLCTDLGAANHYGLDHLKKPEIWALVENAEVFYIGGYHFTVSPPAIMELAKEAAEKNKVFVVSLSAPFIPQFFKEVVDASAPYWDYVIGNEAEAAAYAEAHNLPSKEPKDVVKVLANLPKENTKRKRVAIITQGTEPTLVAIQGEEEVKVFPVRPIDPALINDTNGAGDAFAGGLVAGIVQGESLEASVDKGQWLAKLSIQELGPSYPFPKQVYSASS
- a CDS encoding ribosomal proteins l2, RNA binding domain-containing protein gives rise to the protein MGRVIRNQRKGRGSIFTANTRLNKAPAKFRTLDYAERHGYVRGIVKDIIHDPGRGAPLAKVQFRHPYKYKQVTETFIANEGMYTGQFIYAGKRAALTVGNVLPVGEMPEGTVVSNVEEKIGDRGTLGRNSGGYITIVGHNPDEGKTRIKLPSGAKKVVHSRSRGMIGIVAGGGRTDKPLLKASRAKHKFAVKRNSWPKTRGVAMNPVDHPHGGGNHQHIGKASTISRYAVQGQKAGLIAARRTGLLRGTQKTKE